From the Candidatus Cloacimonadota bacterium genome, the window TTCAACTTCTCCGTAATTTTCTTGCCAATTAAATATTCCTATTTTTCGCGAAATTAGAAACTTAGTTTCATTTGTAGAATTATCTGTCCATAAAATTTGTATTTTGTTATTTTCAATTAAAGAAATTTGCAAATCTGATGGTGCTAATAATTTCTCTTCTGATGAGGTGGTCTTTTTTGAGCAGAGAGTTAGTATAAGAACTAATGAAATAAATAAAGCAATTATCAATATTTTTCTCCATAATTTATTGGGATTAAAACTTTGTTGCAACATTATTACCTCCTATAATTCATTGTAAAATGAGTTGTGCAAAATAGATTATTTTTTAACCTCACCTCAATCCTCTCCTAAAAGGAGAGGAAGACAAAATTCTCCTTCTCCTTGTAGGAGAAGGAGTTAGAGGTTGAGGTCAATCAAAAGTTTTTTTATAACATCTCTTAAAAAAATAAAAACAATCTATTTTTCATATCTCATTCATTGTAAAAATATAAAAACACAAAAAATATTTCTTTCTTTACATAAATCTCTAAACTTCTGTCAAGTCTTAGGCGCTTAAAAAATGAAACTTACCAACAAGTTGTCGTGAAATTTTTCGATTAAATGACAAAAATAAAAAAATGGATACTTAAAAAATCTTACCTGACTGAGGTAGACAGGCTTGATAAATAGTGGAGTTGTGATGAATTAT encodes:
- a CDS encoding fibronectin type III domain-containing protein; this translates as MLQQSFNPNKLWRKILIIALFISLVLILTLCSKKTTSSEEKLLAPSDLQISLIENNKIQILWTDNSTNETKFLISRKIGIFNWQENYGEVEANLTTFPDEIPTNTDTIYAYKVRAFDGENYSAYS